In the genome of Mycobacterium kansasii ATCC 12478, one region contains:
- a CDS encoding glycosyltransferase encodes MRIAGEPDLQQLYRNRFGHAREARSAIWRVLVRDFFQAWIRRSDTVLDLGCGYGEFLNQVSAARRIGVDLNPDSAGMLEPGVEFHHGSADDLSFLDDDSVDVVFTSNLLEHLPSKVEVERTIAEARRVLKPGGHFIAMGPNIRFVGGDYWDFWDHTVPISDRSLIELLESNQLKIVDTYDRFLPYTSRSPWPQAPLLVQLYLHFKIVWPAFGKQFVIRARKPRAAAASERLVSVVIPVYNEGENIQICVRRLAEALADMPHELLVCYDFDEDTTLPALAAMPDKPATVRLVRNSIGKGVANALIAGFAAARGDVVVTSMADLSDPPSAIPLMAAKVRDEGADIVSGSRYMPGGSQTGGPRLKTLMSRTAGLSLHYVGGVPTHDATTNFRAYSRRFLDDVPVESLRGFEVGLELTTKAYLLGYRVDEVPSSWEDRTAGTSKFDLVGWLPAYLHWYGLAMRRPMLRWTGGGLAAIAAAQLVRRHRLGDCAGARRERPRS; translated from the coding sequence ATGCGCATCGCGGGTGAGCCCGATCTTCAACAGCTCTACCGTAACCGGTTCGGCCACGCCCGGGAAGCGCGCTCGGCCATCTGGCGCGTGCTGGTCCGCGACTTCTTCCAGGCATGGATCAGGCGCAGCGACACGGTGCTGGACTTGGGTTGTGGTTACGGCGAATTCCTCAACCAGGTGAGCGCGGCTCGCCGGATCGGTGTCGACCTCAACCCCGACAGTGCCGGAATGCTCGAGCCCGGGGTGGAGTTCCACCACGGTAGCGCAGACGATCTGAGCTTCCTCGACGATGACTCGGTGGATGTGGTCTTCACCAGCAACCTGCTCGAGCATCTGCCGAGCAAGGTCGAAGTCGAACGCACCATCGCCGAGGCCCGCCGGGTGCTGAAACCGGGTGGGCACTTCATCGCCATGGGGCCCAATATTCGTTTCGTCGGCGGGGACTACTGGGACTTCTGGGATCACACCGTGCCGATCAGCGACCGCTCGCTGATCGAGCTGCTGGAATCCAACCAGCTCAAGATCGTCGACACCTATGACCGGTTCCTGCCGTACACGTCGAGGTCGCCGTGGCCGCAGGCGCCGCTGTTGGTGCAGCTGTACCTGCACTTCAAAATCGTGTGGCCGGCCTTCGGTAAACAGTTCGTGATCCGCGCCCGCAAGCCGCGGGCAGCGGCCGCAAGCGAGCGGCTGGTGAGCGTGGTCATCCCGGTCTACAACGAGGGCGAGAACATCCAGATCTGTGTCCGCAGACTCGCCGAGGCGCTCGCGGACATGCCTCATGAACTGTTGGTCTGCTACGACTTCGACGAGGACACCACGCTGCCGGCGCTGGCGGCCATGCCCGACAAGCCGGCCACCGTTCGGCTGGTCCGCAACTCCATCGGCAAGGGTGTGGCCAATGCGCTGATCGCCGGCTTCGCCGCGGCACGGGGTGATGTCGTGGTCACCAGCATGGCCGACCTGTCCGATCCGCCGTCGGCAATTCCGTTGATGGCAGCCAAGGTTCGCGACGAGGGAGCCGACATCGTCAGCGGGTCGCGATACATGCCCGGCGGCTCCCAAACAGGCGGACCGCGGTTGAAGACATTGATGTCGCGCACGGCCGGGCTGAGTTTGCATTACGTCGGCGGTGTGCCGACGCATGATGCGACCACCAACTTCCGTGCTTACAGCCGCCGCTTCCTCGACGACGTTCCCGTGGAGAGTCTGCGTGGCTTCGAGGTGGGTTTGGAACTCACGACGAAGGCGTATCTGCTGGGTTATCGGGTCGACGAGGTTCCCAGCAGTTGGGAGGACCGCACCGCCGGCACCAGCAAGTTCGACTTGGTGGGTTGGCTGCCTGCCTATCTGCACTGGTACGGGCTGGCCATGCGGCGGCCGATGTTGCGCTGGACGGGCGGTGGGCTGGCAGCGATCGCAGCCGCGCAGCTCGTGCGCCGACATCGACTGGGCGACTGTGCCGGAGCTCGGCGTGAAAGGCCGCGTAGCTAA